Genomic DNA from Ciona intestinalis unplaced genomic scaffold, KH HT000540.1, whole genome shotgun sequence:
AGTATAAATAGATCCATGTACCTGTAAGCTGAAATCGTACCGCGTGAAGGTAATGATAAAACTCCGCTTTTCTGTAAGTGTAGATATGCAGCTGGAGATTTTGTAAATAGCTCAATAGCCCAACGTACCAAGTCAGGGTGAAAACTGTTTAACAAAATGATGTATAGTTGTTGGCCTGTTGCAAAATAGTATCACATTGCATAATAACTTACCGATGGCCTGTTGGTGTAACTGCTGCATTTTTTCTTTGCTGATCTAAAAACATTCTTTGCCACTCATTAAGATCATTTTCATTTGTTGCGAAAATTGTCTAAGTATGACAGATTAAAGTAATATGGTAGAAGGATTTTAATATGTACGGTAATATCATTCCTACATGTTCGATGTGTAATTTTGGCATTACCTTAAAAGTTGGTAGATCAACTTCTTCTGGAACTGTACTGTCAGTCATATCTGGCTGGGTTTCACGAACTAATGCAGTCTGTTGAATGGGCTTTAATTATAAAGACTTCATAAGtgttcaaaaatataaaaagaacgTTTATTGTTCAGATATTTGTTGTATATTCAAGAATGGTACCTCATTGATTTGAAATACATTTGTATCTTGTGTACTAGTTCCTGGGCATGCGGTCGCGGTTGGTGCTGAAGATTTATTAGTGCATTCACTGCAGGTGGTAAAACCAATATCATCacaaactgttaaaacacacattaTATACATGATATGATAAAGATGTTTTTGTGCTTTTCTTACTCACATAATGCACAATTAAGTGAGCGGATCGTGTAATTCTATGACATGGCCATCTTTCCAAAATAGAACTGAATGGTTGTTGGTTGCACATTCTGGTATTTGTGTGTTATGTAATCCAATGTAGATCTGGAGGCTCTCTCTATAtaacctaaaacataaaagcaaTTGACATAGTATTTAAAGAACATACATAAAAGGTTAAAACAAGGTCTGTGATGTTACATCAAGTTGTAATTTGGCAACATCTACTGGCCAcccataaaatatttaaacagcaaaCTTCAACTTTGGTTGAACAGGAGAATATCACTctgaaacacaaaacaaagtttatagtGGTAGCGGATGTTcagatataatattaaatgattGTGGcataaattactttattttttattattttttgccaCAGAGGAGCATTAACAACTAACCTTTCATAACATCAGACAATTTTTTGGCAGACGTTTCCAAATCTTTAAGGCTGGTATGGTGCATcttttcaagaaatactcTTTTTGCTGGCAATTTTCTGGGTGGCTTATAATATCAGCTTTCCTTAGGTCAGTTATAACAAGGTAAAGCTCCAACTCTTAATTTTGTAACTTTCTTGGATCTGTCTATGTCACTTTTATCAAAATGAGCCTCGCATATTGCTGCcctttgaataaaaacatattatattacctGGAAGCTCAGTCTTTCCCAGAGCCTGGCTCTGGTCTTTCCTAACCACGGTCATACattttaattcatattatatCTTTAAACGCTTGGTTTAATTCTTGCACTGCAGGAAATCATTCTATGATGGTTACCAATACCACACTCATTTTTGGTTACTGACACACCTGCCTAATAGGTCTAAATACGGAACAGATATATTAAAGactaatattttatagataAAACTGATACTTACATTTCTCTGTGTAATATATTTGCAATAATATCGCCTTGCGATTCGTCGCGGACAGAAAGTAAAAATGCTCGGAGTTGCTTCCTGTGTTCCTTTTCCTGTTTGGTTTTGGCGGTTTCAACCTTATACACGGTAAACAGCCCACGTTTTTCGCCTTTCGCTGCTTTTCTAGCAGACCAGGCACGTTTTGGAACAGCACAGTGAGAGGCAGGCATGCTAATTATCTATTTAGTGACTTATATATGAAAGTTGACTAAAGGTCATCCAAGGTCACACCAAATAACCAGAGACCTCTTGCTCCAATGCATGTAATATTAATGACACTCTGGCACACAAACTCAGCTTATATAGGAACACAAAAACACTCATGCACATAACATTGAACATAGAGATtgagaaaaacattaataataattaattgtttagaCAATGGTGATACTTTGGGGAGTTAACATAGAGAGGTCATGAtaacataaaaatcttattgaggtaaatataataaatatctgCTTAtatctataaaataaaatattaacactataaaataaaatattaacaaactcATTACGTTTTTTCTTTATACTTTGCGGAGTTAACATAGAGGTCATGAtaacataaaaatcttattgaggtaaaataataaatatcttatatctatataataaaatattaacaatataaaataaaatattaacaaactcATTACgttttttcttttaagttAAACGAGCACTTggcaaaacattaaacaaggGAATAGGTGACATGccttgttttgttaaaatatcagCAAGTTGCGATTTTGAATCAACTTACTGTAAACATAAGAGAATCAACTTACTGTAAACATAAGAGTTCATtgttttgttcattgtttCTCAACTGCATCACATGCAGCAGTTGCCTCTGCTGCCAGTGTGCTTCTGATGACTCTTAATCTTCTTGGATTGCCAGGCTAGAAAATATTGCATTTGTTGTTTGGACCAACGAGAAATATCAGATATGCTCCTTGGCTACCTCCATCACGTAAATTTCCAAATGCTGCATCTGAATAAACCACCAGCTTCAGTTTACAAGGATCACCCAAAGGTGCGAACTTAATCTTCATTTCTTCATTGCGTAACTTGCG
This window encodes:
- the LOC108950658 gene encoding uncharacterized protein LOC108950658; protein product: MYIMCVLTVCDDIGFTTCSECTNKSSAPTATACPGTSTQDTNVFQINETALVRETQPDMTDSTVPEEVDLPTFKTIFATNENDLNEWQRMFLDQQRKNAAVTPTGHRFHPDLVRWAIELFTKSPAAYLHLQKSGVLSLPSRGTISAYRNIISPSPGLNKKALEEMDRVTKQTSHLAAYITMDEMKIKENLVIRNGKLVGFIDFGDQLVSW